One Arthrobacter sp. FW306-07-I genomic window carries:
- a CDS encoding DUF456 domain-containing protein, translated as MSSETVVTILCGLAILVGVAGTIIPVLPGSVLIGVSLLAWAIWGGAGTAGWVVFAVAMIFVAAGMTAGAVLTGRKLKQHAIPSRSIVLALVAGVVGMFIIPVVGLFVGFAAGLLVSEFLRTRDMSTAARSSWAALKATGLGMLAEFGLACLAASTWIIGVWIAAANG; from the coding sequence ATGAGCTCCGAGACCGTAGTGACCATCCTGTGCGGCCTGGCGATCCTGGTGGGGGTGGCGGGCACCATCATCCCCGTCCTGCCCGGAAGTGTCCTGATCGGCGTCAGCCTGTTGGCGTGGGCTATCTGGGGCGGCGCCGGGACTGCCGGATGGGTGGTCTTCGCGGTGGCCATGATCTTTGTCGCCGCGGGGATGACTGCAGGGGCGGTCCTCACGGGGAGGAAGTTGAAGCAGCATGCCATTCCCAGCCGCAGCATCGTGCTGGCACTGGTGGCGGGCGTGGTGGGGATGTTCATCATCCCGGTCGTGGGGCTCTTCGTGGGCTTTGCCGCCGGCCTGCTGGTCAGCGAGTTCCTGCGGACGCGGGACATGTCGACGGCGGCGAGATCCAGCTGGGCGGCGCTGAAGGCCACCGGCCTGGGCATGCTCGCCGAATTCGGACTCGCCTGCCTCGCCGCCAGCACCTGGATCATCGGCGTGTGGATAGCCGCTGCCAATGGCTAA
- a CDS encoding NAD(P)-dependent malic enzyme gives MSIDAITAIDDSATAPLTEDEIFGAHQGGKLSISTTAPLSNKRDLSIAYTPGVAEVSRAIHAKPELARTLTWAERLVVVVSDGTAVLGLGNIGPSASLPVMEGKSALFKTFGDLDSIPLVLNTTDVDEIVETLVRLRPSFGAVNLEDISAPRCFELEEKLIEALDCPVMHDDQHGTAVVALAALTNAAKVTGRGLEGLKVVVSGAGAAGIAVAEILLAAGISDVVLLDSRGVLNSSRPDLAADSTSKKADIAGRSNPRGVAGGPAEALAGADVFIGVSSSKLDEAHLATMNQDAIVFALSNPDPEVLPEVAVKYAAVVATGRSDFPNQINNVLAFPGIFRGALDAGARRITPAMKLAAARAIADLAAEDLSAEYIVPSPLDPRVAPAVTAAVAAAVEAE, from the coding sequence GTGTCCATTGACGCAATCACTGCCATTGACGATTCCGCGACCGCCCCGCTGACCGAGGACGAGATCTTCGGAGCCCACCAGGGCGGCAAGCTGTCCATCAGCACCACAGCCCCGCTGTCGAACAAGCGTGACCTGTCCATCGCCTACACGCCGGGTGTCGCCGAAGTCAGCCGCGCCATCCACGCGAAGCCTGAACTGGCCCGAACCCTCACCTGGGCCGAACGCCTGGTGGTCGTGGTCAGCGACGGCACCGCCGTCCTGGGCCTGGGCAACATCGGCCCCAGCGCCTCGCTGCCCGTCATGGAAGGCAAGTCCGCCCTGTTCAAGACCTTTGGTGACCTCGATTCCATCCCGCTGGTCCTCAACACCACCGACGTGGACGAGATCGTGGAAACCCTGGTCCGCCTGCGCCCCAGCTTCGGTGCAGTCAACCTTGAAGACATCTCCGCTCCGCGCTGCTTCGAGCTCGAGGAGAAGCTCATCGAGGCCCTGGACTGCCCGGTCATGCACGACGACCAGCACGGAACCGCCGTCGTGGCCCTCGCCGCCCTGACCAACGCCGCCAAGGTGACCGGCCGCGGCCTGGAAGGGCTCAAGGTGGTGGTGTCCGGCGCAGGGGCTGCGGGCATCGCGGTCGCCGAAATCCTGCTGGCCGCCGGCATCAGCGACGTCGTCCTCCTGGACTCCCGCGGCGTCCTCAACAGCAGCCGCCCGGACCTGGCAGCAGACTCCACGAGCAAGAAGGCCGACATCGCCGGCCGCAGCAACCCCCGTGGCGTTGCCGGCGGCCCCGCCGAGGCACTGGCCGGAGCCGACGTCTTCATCGGCGTCTCCTCCTCCAAGCTGGACGAGGCACACCTTGCCACCATGAACCAGGACGCCATCGTGTTCGCGCTGTCCAACCCGGACCCCGAGGTCCTGCCCGAGGTGGCCGTGAAGTACGCCGCAGTGGTGGCCACCGGCCGCAGCGACTTCCCCAACCAGATCAACAACGTCCTGGCGTTTCCGGGCATCTTCCGCGGCGCCCTTGATGCCGGTGCCCGCCGCATCACGCCGGCCATGAAGCTGGCGGCGGCCCGCGCCATCGCGGACCTCGCCGCAGAGGATCTTTCGGCAGAGTACATCGTGCCCAGCCCGCTGGACCCCCGTGTTGCCCCCGCCGTCACCGCGGCAGTCGCCGCGGCGGTGGAAGCGGAGTAA
- a CDS encoding TetR/AcrR family transcriptional regulator: protein MAARPSAPRQRLRYTRILDTAAGFARTGLDGVELSQVAEKADVPLGTLYRYFPSPTHLMLALYRQQLDELQAGTRNSSPRFRGRALSGLLMEIFHMRVMQPAVEQCLSRGVYLPEKDTTDLLREIDVLSEKLVTSACGDAVGARVLLLTVTGLVQSVRNRRLSLFEAEEDLKKACGRLSPAADSGFTVTKSA from the coding sequence ATGGCCGCCCGGCCTTCCGCTCCACGTCAGCGCCTCCGCTACACGCGGATCCTCGATACTGCTGCAGGGTTCGCCCGCACGGGACTCGACGGTGTGGAACTCTCCCAGGTCGCAGAAAAAGCAGACGTACCGCTGGGCACCCTTTACCGCTACTTTCCGTCGCCCACGCACCTGATGCTGGCGCTGTACCGGCAGCAGCTTGATGAGCTGCAGGCCGGAACCCGCAATTCCTCACCCCGCTTCCGTGGCCGAGCACTTTCGGGCCTGCTGATGGAGATCTTCCACATGCGCGTCATGCAGCCCGCCGTGGAGCAGTGCCTTAGCCGGGGCGTGTACCTCCCGGAGAAGGACACCACCGACCTCCTGCGCGAGATCGACGTGCTCAGTGAGAAGCTCGTCACCTCCGCCTGCGGCGATGCCGTAGGGGCGCGGGTCCTCCTGCTGACCGTCACTGGTCTGGTCCAGTCCGTCCGGAACCGCCGGCTTTCCCTCTTCGAAGCCGAGGAAGACCTCAAAAAGGCGTGCGGCAGGCTGTCTCCCGCGGCCGACTCCGGGTTCACAGTTACCAAATCCGCGTAA